A single Plasmodium yoelii strain 17X genome assembly, chromosome: 10 DNA region contains:
- a CDS encoding stress-induced protein Sti1, producing the protein MINKEEAQRLKELGNKCFQEGKFEDSVKYFSDAIKNDPSDHVLYSNLSGAYSSLGRFYEALESANKCINIKNDWPKGYIRKACAEHGLRQLDNSEKTYLEGLKLDPNNKSLKDGLEKVRKDKEMENMEYINHINNIINNDAKLKSYKEENSNYPIELLNTIKAINANPMNIRFILSSCNPKISEGVEKFFGIKFNDEASYEAERERQRKKEEEEKKEKERKMKEEEKKKNRTPEEILGEEHKLKGNDFYKQKKFEEALKEYDEAIKVNPNDIMYYYNKAAVYLEMKSYEKCIETCIYAIENRYNFKAEFSQVAKVYNRLAIGYINIKNYDKAIEAYRKSLVEDNNRATRNALKELERKKEKEEREAYIDPVKAEEHKNKGNEFFKNNDFPNAKKEYDEAIRRNPNDAKLYSNRAAALTKLIEYPSALEDVMKAIELDPKFVKAYSRKGNLHFFMKDYYKAIQAYNKGLELDPNNKECIEGYQRCVYKIDEMSKSEKVDEEQIKKSMADPEIQQIISDPQFQIILQKINENPNSISEYIKDPKIFNGLQKLIAAGILTVR; encoded by the coding sequence ATGATAAACAAAGAAGAAGCTCAAAGACTTAAGGAATTAGGAAACAAATGTTTCCAAGAAGGAAAATTTGAAGATTCAGTCAAATATTTTTCTGATGCTATTAAAAATGATCCTTCTGATCATGTCCTTTATTCAAATTTATCAGGTGCCTATTCAAGTTTAGGAAGATTTTACGAAGCTTTAGAAAGTGCtaataaatgtattaatataaaaaatgattggCCTAAAGGATATATTAGAAAAGCATGTGCTGAACATGGTTTAAGACAATTGGATAATTCTGAAAAAACTTATTTAGAAGGATTGAAATTAGATccaaataataaatcattaaAAGATGGATTAGAAAAAGTCAGAAAAGATAAggaaatggaaaatatggaatatattaatcatataaataatattataaataatgatgctaaactaaaatcatataaagaagaaaattcAAATTACCCTATTGAATTATTAAATACAATTAAAGCTATAAATGCAAATCCAATGAATATTCGTTTTATTCTTTCTTCTTGCAATCCTAAAATAAGTGAAGGTGTTGAAAAATTTTTtggaataaaatttaatgatgaAGCATCTTATGAAGCAGAAAGAGAAAGACAAAGgaaaaaagaagaagaagaaaaaaaagaaaaagaaagaaaaatgaaagaagaagaaaaaaaaaaaaatagaacaCCTGAAGAAATACTTGGTGAAGAACATAAATTAAAAGGTaatgatttttataaacaaaaaaaatttgagGAAGCATTAAAAGAATATGATGAAGCTATAAAAGTTAATCCAAATGAtattatgtattattataataaagcCGCTGTTTATTTAGAAATGAAATCCTATGAAAAATGTATCGAAACTTGTATTTATGCTATCGAAAAtagatataattttaaagcAGAATTTTCTCAAGTAGCTAAAGTGTATAATAGATTAGCTATTggttatattaatataaaaaattatgacaaAGCAATAGAAGCTTATCGTAAATCATTAGTAGAAGACAATAATAGAGCAACTAGAAATGCTTTAAAAGAAttagaaagaaaaaaagaaaaagaagaaagaGAAGCATATATAGATCCAGTTAAAGCAGAagaacataaaaataaaggaaaTGAATTCTTTAAAAACAATGATTTTCCAAATGcaaaaaaagaatatgatGAAGCTATTCGAAGAAATCCAAATGACGcaaaattatattcaaataGAGCTGCAGCTTTAACCAAATTAATTGAATATCCATCAGCTTTAGAAGATGTTATGAAGGCAATCGAATTGGATCCCAAATTTGTCAAAGCATATAGTAGAAAAGgaaatttacatttttttatgaaagaTTATTATAAAGCAATACAAGCATATAATAAAGGTTTAGAATTAGATccaaataataaagaatgtATAGAAGGATATCAAAGATGTGTATACAAAATCGATGAAATGTCAAAATCAGAAAAAGTCGATGAAGAgcaaattaaaaaatcaatGGCAGATCCAGAAATCCAACAAATTATCTCAGACCCACAATTCCaaataattttacaaaaaataaatgaaaatccTAATTCTATTTCAGAATATATTAAAGATCCCAAAATTTTTAACGGATTGCAAAAATTGATAGCTGCAGGTATTTTAACAGTACGATAA
- a CDS encoding calmodulin, putative has protein sequence MADKLTEEQISEFKEAFSLFDKDGDGTITTKELGTVMRSLGQNPTEAELQDMINEIDTDGNGSIDFPEFLTLMARKMKDTDTEEELIEAFRVFDRDGDGYISADELRHVMTNLGEKLTNEEVDEMIREADIDGDGQINYEEFVKMMIAK, from the exons ATGGCAGACAAGTTAACAGAAGAACAAATTTCTGAATTCAAAGAAGCATTCAGTTTATTTGATAAAGATGGAGATGGAA CCATAACAACAAAGGAACTAGGCACTGTCATGCGATCGTTGGGACAAAACCCAACCGAAGCAGAACTACAAGATATGATAAATGAAATTGACACAGATGGAAATGGATCAATTGATTTTCCAGAATTTTTAACTTTAATGGCAAGAAAAATGAAAGATACAGATACAGAAGAAGAATTAATTGAAGCATTTAGAGTGTTTGATAGAGATGGTGATGGATATATCAGTGCTGATGAATTAAGACACGTTATGACAAACTTAGGGGAAAAACTTACAAATGAAGAAGTTGATGAAATGATAAGAGAAGCTGATATAGATGGAGATGGACAAATTAATTATGAGGAGTTTGTTAAAATGATGATAGCTAAATAa